In a single window of the Methanolobus psychrophilus R15 genome:
- a CDS encoding transcriptional regulator, TrmB, with translation MIDFACKEFKIEAVIKCGLNLTKADLGVLRHFLQFGQDWLNTEHIAEDLGLNLSTVQRSVKKLYERNILIRSQNNMDGGGYFFVYKIRSKKEIRELIMQVVNSWVNRVDTELQAWAEEKHEKK, from the coding sequence ATGATCGACTTTGCCTGTAAGGAGTTTAAGATAGAAGCTGTCATCAAATGCGGGTTGAACCTGACAAAAGCTGACCTTGGGGTTCTGAGACATTTCCTCCAGTTCGGCCAGGACTGGCTCAACACCGAGCACATTGCAGAGGATCTCGGGTTGAACCTTTCAACGGTCCAGAGAAGTGTAAAGAAACTATATGAACGTAACATCCTCATCCGCTCCCAGAACAATATGGACGGTGGCGGGTACTTCTTTGTCTACAAGATACGTAGCAAGAAGGAGATAAGGGAGCTCATAATGCAGGTTGTCAACAGCTGGGTGAACAGGGTCGATACTGAACTGCAGGCTTGGGCTGAAGAAAAGCACGAAAAGAAGTGA
- a CDS encoding ATPase, translating into MRIKTGIDGLDEILQGGLLSERVYLLSGPPGSGKTTFCVQYLAQGAALGEVGLYVSLVESPQNIIDDMSNYSMNVVTLIKMQKLLFADLGPRMDYGFIDDLHERGIHEHDMVNSPADHGAPSPATVYKEIASYVAEYGVKRLVIDSVSAIRFTSKDPSLQEKEMSRFIRNLKKLGCTTILISEMTDPTVYSTEQFASHGVIFLHNFLYDKTMTRAIQIIKMRGTKHDCNLRGVGFTERGMAVQELLE; encoded by the coding sequence ATGAGAATTAAAACTGGAATAGATGGTCTTGACGAAATCCTGCAAGGAGGATTACTCTCGGAACGCGTTTACCTTCTCAGCGGGCCCCCCGGAAGTGGTAAAACCACTTTCTGTGTTCAATATCTTGCACAGGGAGCTGCACTTGGAGAAGTCGGTCTTTATGTGAGTCTGGTAGAGAGTCCGCAGAATATAATAGATGACATGTCAAACTACAGTATGAACGTAGTGACTTTGATCAAGATGCAAAAACTATTGTTTGCGGACCTTGGTCCAAGAATGGACTATGGTTTTATCGATGACCTGCATGAGCGCGGCATCCACGAACACGATATGGTCAATTCTCCTGCCGATCATGGTGCTCCTTCCCCGGCTACAGTGTATAAGGAAATCGCATCCTATGTTGCTGAGTATGGCGTAAAGCGACTGGTGATTGATTCTGTGTCAGCGATCCGTTTCACTTCAAAGGACCCCTCTCTTCAGGAAAAAGAGATGAGCAGGTTCATCCGCAACCTCAAGAAATTAGGATGTACCACGATACTGATATCCGAGATGACAGATCCGACAGTCTACTCCACAGAACAGTTTGCTTCCCACGGGGTCATATTCCTGCATAATTTCCTGTACGATAAGACCATGACGCGCGCTATTCAGATAATCAAGATGAGGGGAACCAAGCATGACTGTAACCTGAGAGGTGTGGGTTTCACTGAAAGGGGCATGGCTGTGCAAGAACTTCTTGAGTGA
- a CDS encoding homoserine O-acetyltransferase: MKNESLGIVETQYFHLPEDLQLESGKKLSSVTLAYETYGSLNSDRSNAILVCHALSGDAHAAGWHAGDTKPGWWDTMIGPGKALDTDRYFVICSNVLGGCKGSTGPSSINPATGKPYSIDFPVITIGDMVKAQKALTDHFCIKRLFAAIGGSMGGVQVLQWTVSYPDSVSKAIAIATTSRSSPQQIAFNEVGRIAIVSDPKWSEGNYYSQSPPVHGLALARMIGHITYLSDDSMQHKFGRRLQGKNKYDFDLAFDFEVESYLHHQGQSFTKRFDANTYLYITKALDYFDLTKNGSLREGLKGVQAKFLIIGVSSDWLYPPYQSREIVTALSANDKEAIYREIESNYGHDAFLLETGQLNYLLTNFLSHVTVADIMKKDIVSIREGISIEETARVMCREEITHLPVVSQHGELAGIITSWDISKAVALKYTSPEHIMTREVITASPEETIESAAKKMQKMNISALPVVDGDRKILGIIGSDEINRLIGGYI, translated from the coding sequence ATGAAGAACGAATCATTGGGAATTGTTGAGACGCAGTATTTTCACCTTCCTGAAGACCTGCAACTTGAAAGCGGAAAGAAATTGTCTTCGGTGACGCTGGCCTATGAAACCTACGGAAGCCTGAACTCCGACAGGAGTAATGCTATATTGGTATGCCATGCCCTCAGCGGAGATGCACATGCAGCCGGCTGGCATGCCGGGGACACAAAACCCGGATGGTGGGATACGATGATAGGCCCGGGCAAAGCGCTTGATACGGACAGGTATTTTGTGATATGCTCCAATGTCCTGGGAGGGTGTAAAGGCTCCACAGGGCCATCAAGTATCAACCCGGCCACGGGCAAGCCCTACAGTATCGATTTTCCGGTGATAACGATAGGCGACATGGTGAAGGCGCAAAAAGCGCTCACAGACCACTTTTGCATCAAAAGGCTCTTTGCTGCCATCGGAGGCTCCATGGGCGGTGTACAGGTGCTGCAGTGGACGGTATCATACCCGGACTCCGTGAGCAAGGCGATAGCAATAGCAACAACCTCACGTTCATCCCCCCAGCAGATAGCCTTCAACGAGGTAGGCAGGATAGCTATAGTCTCAGATCCAAAATGGAGTGAAGGCAATTATTATTCCCAGAGCCCGCCGGTCCACGGTCTTGCACTGGCCAGGATGATTGGCCACATCACCTACCTCAGTGATGATTCGATGCAGCATAAGTTCGGAAGGAGGCTTCAGGGCAAGAACAAATATGATTTTGACCTGGCTTTCGATTTCGAGGTGGAGAGCTATCTCCATCATCAGGGCCAGTCCTTCACGAAGCGGTTCGATGCCAACACCTACCTGTACATAACAAAGGCACTTGACTATTTCGACCTTACCAAGAACGGCTCTCTCAGGGAAGGGTTAAAGGGTGTCCAGGCCAAATTCCTTATAATAGGAGTCAGTTCGGACTGGCTGTACCCGCCTTACCAGTCCAGGGAGATTGTAACCGCGCTGAGCGCCAATGACAAGGAAGCCATTTACAGGGAGATCGAATCCAACTACGGGCATGATGCGTTCCTTCTGGAGACCGGGCAGTTGAATTACCTTCTGACCAATTTCCTGTCTCACGTGACAGTTGCAGACATCATGAAAAAGGATATTGTCTCTATCAGGGAAGGGATAAGCATTGAAGAGACCGCCCGGGTGATGTGCAGGGAAGAGATAACCCACCTGCCAGTGGTTTCCCAGCATGGCGAGCTTGCCGGGATAATCACCTCCTGGGACATATCCAAAGCTGTTGCCCTGAAATATACTTCCCCCGAACACATTATGACAAGGGAAGTCATAACCGCAAGTCCTGAAGAGACAATCGAGAGCGCAGCAAAGAAAATGCAAAAGATGAATATCTCTGCTTTGCCGGTGGTTGACGGGGACAGGAAGATACTGGGCATAATCGGCAGTGATGAGATCAACAGACTCATCGGCGGTTACATCTGA
- a CDS encoding phosphoesterase DHHA1, with protein MNRSKTKTAGGIKRISSGMSRSLILTHGDSDGVCSGAIAKSAYPEADVYFTSPVGILDELKMADGYRNIIICDIAVDVRSCTELYNRLEELARSASITYIDHHPLPDKCWDVDWMHNDLNMCSSELTYKVLEDQLSSDMRRVAIYGAIGDYYDNTPSIREWLQDWDKRSLFFQAGTLIQALIHMGRNYDFKRKVLFPLSHDIIPTEIPDVLGIAREGAQFEEALRLRVKKEVTSLQNLAYVIDPKGYMSKSAIYAASYGMRGVGVAAEYRNHKDVYDMSLRSRVNIDLNRLLKIIAIKHGGTGGGHAAAAGARVPAASLVQFLQDMDAAIGKEIHKV; from the coding sequence ATGAACAGATCGAAAACAAAAACTGCAGGCGGGATAAAACGCATATCTTCCGGTATGAGCAGGTCCCTTATTTTGACTCACGGGGATTCTGACGGTGTCTGTTCCGGTGCCATTGCCAAGAGTGCCTACCCTGAGGCAGATGTGTATTTTACTTCTCCGGTGGGTATACTCGATGAGCTGAAGATGGCGGATGGATACAGGAATATCATAATCTGCGACATTGCCGTTGATGTCAGGTCATGCACGGAGCTGTATAACCGTCTTGAGGAGCTTGCCCGAAGTGCCAGCATCACATACATCGACCATCATCCTCTGCCTGATAAGTGCTGGGATGTCGATTGGATGCATAACGACCTCAACATGTGCTCCTCAGAACTGACATATAAGGTGCTGGAGGACCAGCTGAGCAGTGACATGCGCAGAGTGGCTATATATGGTGCCATAGGCGACTATTACGACAATACTCCATCTATCAGGGAGTGGCTGCAGGACTGGGATAAAAGAAGCCTTTTCTTCCAGGCAGGCACGCTCATACAGGCTCTTATTCACATGGGCCGCAATTATGATTTCAAACGCAAAGTGCTTTTTCCCCTTTCGCACGACATAATCCCCACAGAGATCCCGGATGTGCTTGGGATAGCAAGGGAAGGTGCACAATTTGAAGAAGCTCTGCGCCTGAGGGTCAAGAAGGAGGTCACCTCTCTTCAGAACCTGGCATATGTCATCGATCCGAAAGGCTATATGTCCAAGTCTGCCATTTACGCAGCATCGTATGGAATGCGTGGGGTAGGTGTCGCTGCTGAGTATCGCAACCATAAAGATGTATATGATATGAGCCTAAGGTCAAGGGTGAATATCGACCTGAACAGGTTGCTAAAGATCATCGCGATCAAGCACGGAGGCACAGGCGGAGGACACGCTGCAGCTGCAGGAGCAAGGGTTCCGGCAGCCTCTTTAGTGCAATTCCTGCAGGATATGGATGCTGCTATAGGAAAGGAAATACATAAGGTTTAA
- a CDS encoding ATPase, with product MASDINSRDLTQTYRVAGDMFGTLFREIGKVVVGQNDTVEQIIIAILCNGHALVESNPGLGKTLTISTISKSMDLNFSRIQCTPDLMPADITGTHFIEETGGSKHFKFEPGPLFANIVLADEINRASPKTQSALLEAMQEKQITVGNDTFLLEQPFFILATQNPIEMEGTFPLPEAQLDRFLLKILVDYPSYEDEIEIVNRYTRSIMPTVGKVVNKNTLLDLQRLTRDVPIADDIKSRVIKIVMTTRIRSEFIEYGASPRASIGLILAAKARALIKGRNYVSNEDIEAMAYPVLRHRIILSFESERKGITTDQVIRNILEKIK from the coding sequence ATGGCTAGCGACATTAACTCAAGGGATCTGACACAAACATACAGGGTTGCCGGAGATATGTTTGGCACCCTTTTCAGGGAAATCGGAAAGGTGGTTGTCGGTCAGAACGATACCGTAGAGCAGATAATTATTGCGATACTGTGCAACGGGCACGCCCTGGTGGAGAGTAACCCGGGACTGGGCAAGACCCTCACCATATCTACGATCTCAAAGTCAATGGACCTCAATTTCAGCAGGATACAGTGTACCCCTGACCTCATGCCGGCTGATATCACAGGAACTCATTTCATCGAAGAAACCGGTGGCTCAAAACACTTCAAGTTCGAGCCCGGACCGCTGTTTGCCAACATAGTGCTTGCTGATGAGATAAACCGTGCATCGCCAAAAACACAGTCCGCACTCCTTGAGGCCATGCAGGAAAAACAGATAACTGTCGGTAATGACACTTTCCTGCTGGAGCAGCCGTTCTTCATCCTTGCCACACAGAACCCTATAGAAATGGAAGGCACATTTCCGCTTCCGGAGGCTCAGCTTGACAGGTTCCTCCTCAAGATACTGGTGGATTATCCAAGCTACGAGGACGAGATAGAGATAGTGAATCGCTATACACGCTCCATAATGCCTACTGTTGGAAAGGTTGTTAACAAGAACACGCTCCTTGACCTGCAGAGACTCACAAGGGACGTGCCTATCGCTGACGACATCAAGAGCCGTGTGATCAAGATAGTGATGACCACACGTATCAGGAGCGAGTTCATAGAGTACGGTGCTTCCCCGAGGGCTTCCATCGGCCTTATCCTTGCAGCAAAGGCACGGGCACTGATCAAGGGAAGGAACTACGTCAGCAATGAGGACATTGAGGCCATGGCGTATCCGGTCCTGAGGCATAGGATAATACTGAGCTTTGAATCCGAAAGGAAAGGGATCACAACAGACCAGGTTATCAGGAACATCCTCGAAAAGATCAAATGA
- a CDS encoding prephenate dehydratase gives MIIGVLGPRGSYTEKAAQQWLAEKRSNECRIKCNDGYEGDLALEYCEDIEDVFSFLRACSLDIGLVPVENSIEGSVGITLDMLLEHDVVIIGETVVAIEHCLLSKGRKEKIKIILSHPQALAQCRHFIKENFKGVELRTTGSTSHAARLATEFEEMAAIASRESAQTYGLNVLLSNIQDREHNHTRFLTIVRSDSSSIYSNHIGNAYKTSIILYLDRDRPGALYEILGEFSLRNINLTRIESRPSKNKLGDYLFYVDLEGSTSDDNIKEAIYNIESKVGMLKMLGSYPASNPV, from the coding sequence ATGATAATAGGCGTGCTTGGACCCAGGGGTTCCTATACGGAAAAGGCAGCTCAACAGTGGCTTGCTGAGAAACGCAGTAATGAGTGCAGAATTAAATGCAATGATGGGTATGAGGGTGACTTAGCTCTTGAATATTGCGAGGACATAGAGGATGTTTTCTCATTCCTTCGTGCCTGTTCTTTAGATATAGGCCTTGTGCCTGTGGAGAATTCCATAGAAGGGTCTGTCGGGATCACTCTTGATATGCTCCTTGAGCACGATGTTGTCATCATAGGAGAGACTGTTGTTGCAATCGAACATTGCCTCCTGTCAAAAGGCAGGAAGGAAAAGATTAAGATAATTCTCTCGCATCCTCAGGCTCTTGCACAATGCAGGCATTTCATTAAAGAGAACTTCAAAGGAGTTGAACTGCGGACCACGGGAAGTACATCCCACGCCGCAAGGCTCGCCACGGAGTTCGAAGAAATGGCAGCCATCGCATCCCGCGAATCTGCTCAGACGTATGGCCTGAATGTCCTGTTATCCAATATTCAGGACAGGGAACACAATCACACCCGTTTTCTTACTATAGTGCGCTCAGACTCTTCCTCAATCTATTCCAACCACATTGGAAATGCATACAAGACATCTATAATACTCTACCTGGACCGCGACAGGCCAGGAGCCCTTTATGAGATACTTGGGGAGTTTTCTCTTCGAAATATAAATCTCACCCGGATAGAGTCAAGACCTTCTAAAAACAAGCTTGGTGACTACCTATTCTATGTAGACCTGGAAGGTAGCACAAGCGATGATAATATAAAAGAAGCAATATATAATATAGAGTCAAAAGTAGGTATGCTCAAGATGCTTGGCTCATATCCGGCATCTAACCCGGTATGA
- a CDS encoding O-acetylhomoserine/O-acetylserine sulfhydrylase: MDNSEYGFNTLALHAGQVPDPTTGSRAVPIYQTAAYVFKDAEHAASLFELKEFGNIYTRLMNPTTDVLEKRVAAIEGGTGGLAVASGMSAITLAILGVTGPGDEIVSANNLYGGTYQLFNNTLPNLGRKVRFVDSTKPEEFRKAINEKTKAVYAEIIGNPKLDIPDLEAIAKIAHEAGVPLIVDNTVGIGITRPIDFGADIVVLSATKFLGGHGTTIGGIIVDSGKFNWDNGKFPGLTEPDPSYHGLRYWETFGNFPELGNIAFIIKLRVHLLRDLGPALSPFNAFLLLQGLETLPLRVERHSTNALHIAEFLSAHPLVEWVNYPGLSDHPSHELAGKYLHGKYGAILGFGIKGGLEAGRKFIDSVELLSHLANIGDAKTLVIHPASTTHQQLTAEERKATGVTDDFIRISVGLEDAKDLIADIDQALKRSQ, encoded by the coding sequence ATGGACAACAGCGAATATGGATTCAATACACTTGCCCTTCACGCAGGGCAGGTCCCTGACCCTACAACAGGTTCAAGGGCAGTGCCGATATATCAGACAGCAGCTTATGTCTTCAAGGATGCAGAGCATGCAGCCAGCCTTTTCGAGCTTAAGGAATTTGGCAACATCTATACCAGGCTGATGAATCCTACCACCGATGTCCTTGAAAAAAGGGTTGCAGCAATCGAAGGCGGCACCGGAGGGCTTGCTGTAGCCTCGGGCATGTCTGCGATAACCCTGGCCATCCTCGGGGTGACCGGGCCGGGAGACGAGATAGTCTCAGCCAACAACCTCTACGGTGGCACTTACCAGTTATTCAACAATACCCTGCCCAACCTTGGCAGGAAGGTCAGGTTCGTTGATTCCACAAAACCAGAAGAGTTCCGCAAGGCCATCAACGAGAAGACAAAGGCCGTCTATGCGGAGATCATCGGTAATCCCAAGCTTGACATACCTGACCTTGAAGCAATAGCAAAGATAGCGCATGAAGCAGGGGTGCCGCTCATTGTGGACAACACCGTGGGCATAGGCATTACAAGACCTATTGACTTCGGGGCCGACATAGTGGTGCTTTCGGCCACCAAGTTCCTGGGAGGGCATGGGACAACCATCGGAGGTATCATAGTGGACTCCGGGAAGTTCAACTGGGATAACGGAAAGTTCCCGGGACTGACAGAGCCTGACCCAAGCTATCATGGCCTGAGATACTGGGAGACCTTCGGAAATTTCCCTGAACTTGGCAACATAGCGTTCATTATCAAGCTTAGGGTACACCTGCTGCGTGATCTGGGACCGGCCCTGAGCCCGTTCAATGCTTTCCTTCTCCTCCAGGGTCTTGAGACACTGCCCCTCAGAGTGGAAAGGCACAGCACCAATGCTCTCCATATCGCAGAGTTTCTCAGCGCGCATCCGCTTGTGGAATGGGTCAATTACCCCGGCCTTTCGGACCATCCAAGCCACGAGCTGGCAGGAAAGTACCTCCATGGAAAATATGGAGCTATCCTGGGATTCGGTATAAAGGGGGGACTTGAAGCCGGCAGGAAGTTCATTGACAGCGTTGAGCTGCTCTCCCATCTCGCAAACATCGGGGACGCAAAGACCCTGGTCATCCATCCTGCGTCAACTACCCATCAGCAACTGACCGCGGAGGAAAGAAAAGCCACAGGTGTGACCGATGATTTTATCAGGATCTCAGTAGGACTTGAGGATGCCAAGGACCTGATCGCAGACATAGACCAGGCGCTGAAGAGGTCGCAGTAA
- a CDS encoding thymidine phosphorylase, translated as MQLKVQPIDIKVGKYKVVMNSMDAKELGVYEGDRVRVRNHVTLTAIVDFTEDMIAPGMIGVYHEVQEQLGKQWTEAVEVEPAEKPKSAHIVRKVMDGKKLDRDEVNLLVRDIVEENLSDVELAAFITSTYIRDLSEDETEWLTRAMIETGEQIKFASSPIMDKHSIGGVPGNKITLLIVPIVAANGLLIPKTSSRAITGAGGTADLMEILAPVDFTAAQIKEMTEKVGGVIVWGGGTNIAPADDKLIKIEYPLSVDPHCQLLASIMAKKGAVGAQKVVMDIPIGPGTKILDVKAGRKLARDLISLGERLGMDVDCALTYGASPIGRTVGPALEVREALKVLETMEGPNSFIEKSVILAGMLLEMGGAAPRGQGRELALETLRNGKALAKMKEIIAIQGGNPDITHKDIAVGQYTAEILAPSNGYIIEFYNKRIVHLARSAGAPNDKGSGVLIHKKRGESVEKGQPVLTVYADKKEKLADAVKYAREFPPIFVEGMLIERVDEIKGL; from the coding sequence ATGCAGTTAAAAGTACAACCCATTGATATCAAGGTCGGTAAATACAAAGTTGTGATGAATTCAATGGATGCCAAGGAACTTGGTGTCTATGAAGGTGACAGGGTCAGGGTGCGCAATCATGTCACTTTAACTGCGATCGTGGATTTTACCGAGGACATGATAGCTCCGGGAATGATAGGTGTGTATCATGAGGTGCAGGAGCAGCTCGGCAAGCAGTGGACAGAGGCTGTTGAAGTTGAGCCTGCGGAGAAACCCAAGTCGGCACATATTGTCAGGAAGGTAATGGATGGCAAGAAACTGGACCGGGATGAGGTAAATCTGCTTGTCAGGGACATAGTGGAAGAGAACCTTAGCGATGTTGAGCTCGCCGCGTTCATTACATCTACTTATATAAGAGACCTGTCGGAGGATGAGACCGAGTGGCTGACAAGAGCTATGATCGAAACCGGTGAGCAGATAAAGTTCGCAAGTTCCCCCATAATGGACAAGCACTCCATAGGCGGGGTTCCGGGAAATAAGATAACCCTTCTCATAGTCCCGATAGTTGCAGCTAACGGCCTGCTCATCCCAAAGACCAGCTCACGTGCCATAACCGGGGCGGGAGGTACCGCTGATCTCATGGAGATACTTGCGCCAGTGGACTTTACGGCTGCACAGATCAAGGAAATGACCGAGAAGGTCGGAGGGGTCATTGTATGGGGTGGCGGAACCAACATTGCACCTGCTGATGACAAGCTCATTAAGATAGAATACCCGCTTTCTGTTGATCCCCATTGCCAGCTGCTTGCATCCATCATGGCTAAGAAAGGTGCTGTCGGAGCTCAGAAGGTAGTCATGGACATACCCATAGGTCCCGGAACGAAGATACTTGATGTGAAGGCCGGACGTAAACTCGCAAGGGACCTCATAAGCCTGGGAGAGCGCCTGGGCATGGATGTGGATTGCGCCCTGACCTATGGAGCCTCGCCAATTGGAAGGACCGTGGGTCCTGCACTTGAGGTAAGGGAAGCCCTGAAGGTCCTTGAGACTATGGAAGGCCCTAACAGCTTTATTGAGAAGAGTGTCATTCTTGCTGGCATGCTGCTTGAGATGGGCGGAGCCGCACCTCGCGGTCAGGGTAGGGAACTTGCCCTTGAAACCCTTAGAAATGGCAAAGCTCTGGCAAAAATGAAAGAGATAATCGCAATACAGGGCGGAAATCCTGACATCACCCATAAGGACATAGCTGTGGGCCAGTACACTGCAGAGATCCTGGCACCTTCCAATGGATACATCATCGAATTCTACAACAAGAGGATCGTTCATCTGGCACGTTCTGCAGGAGCTCCCAATGACAAGGGGTCAGGTGTCCTGATACACAAAAAGCGCGGTGAGTCCGTGGAGAAAGGTCAGCCGGTTCTCACAGTCTATGCCGACAAGAAAGAGAAGCTTGCAGATGCAGTAAAATATGCAAGAGAGTTCCCGCCCATATTCGTTGAGGGTATGCTCATTGAAAGAGTGGATGAGATCAAGGGACTCTGA
- a CDS encoding CMP/dCMP deaminase, zinc-binding protein, which translates to MNYFMQTAIDEGRHGMDHNHGGPFGAVIVKDGNIISKAHNDVLRTNDPTAHAEILAIRQACEVLGSFDLSGCEIYATSEPCPMCLAAIFWARIKTVYFGSDKEEVAKIGFDDSLFYELLKGNGDGSQLNLVNVERDKCMELLERWERKPDKQMY; encoded by the coding sequence ATGAATTATTTCATGCAGACGGCCATAGATGAAGGCAGGCACGGGATGGATCATAATCACGGAGGACCATTCGGTGCGGTAATAGTGAAGGACGGGAATATCATCTCCAAAGCTCATAACGATGTGCTCAGGACCAATGACCCTACGGCTCACGCGGAAATACTGGCTATCAGGCAGGCCTGCGAAGTCCTTGGCAGTTTTGACCTGTCCGGGTGTGAGATATACGCCACCTCGGAACCATGTCCCATGTGTCTTGCCGCTATTTTCTGGGCCCGCATCAAGACTGTTTATTTCGGCTCCGATAAGGAGGAAGTAGCGAAAATAGGATTCGATGACAGCCTTTTCTATGAGCTGCTAAAGGGAAATGGTGACGGGTCGCAACTCAACCTGGTCAATGTTGAGAGAGATAAATGCATGGAACTGCTTGAACGCTGGGAGAGGAAACCTGACAAGCAGATGTATTAA